The segment TGACGATCCGGCTGCGGGTGGCCAACACCGAGGCAATCGCCGCGGCGATGCTCGATCACGCGCTCGATGTGGGTTGCGTGGAAGGGCCGGTGACCCATCCGCAACTGGAGGTGCGTCCCTGGCGCACCGACAGCCTGGTGGTATGCGCCCGCCCGGATCATCCGCTGGCAAGGCGTCGGCGGCTGGCCGCCGAGCATTTCGCCGGTGCGCGCTGGGTGCTCCGCGAGCCGGGCTCGGCCACGCGCGCGCTCAGCGAACGGGCGTTGGGCCAGCTGCCGGGCGGGCTGACCGTGCTGGAGCTGGACCAGATCGAGGCGATCAAGCAGGCCGTGGTCGCCGGACTGGGCATCGCCTGCCTGCCGGAGGTGGCGGTGACCGATGCGGTGGCCGCCGGGCGTCTGAAGGTGCTGCACACGCCATTCCTCGACCTGACCCGGCAGCTGTCGATCCTGCTGCACCGGCAGAAGTACCGCGGCGCGGCGATGGAGGCGTTCCTGCGGACGCTCTGAATGCTCTGTCGCTCAGGCCGGCACGGTCGGGAGCGTTGCGTCGATCGAGGCCAGCAGGGCTTCCACCTGCTCGTGGGTGTGCGCGCGGATCAGCTTCGGCGCCATGCGCCGCAGCGTGTCGTGGTCGAGTTCGCCGAGGCGGTCGCGGACCAGCAGCAACTGGCTGGGATGCATGCTGAACTCGCACAGGCCCAGCGCCAGCAGCAGCGCGGTGAAGTTCACGTCGCCGCCGATCTCGCCGCACAGGCTGACCGGCTTGCGCACGCGGCGGCCGGCACTGATGACATGGCAGATCAGCCGCAGCAGCGCCGGATTGAGCGGGTTGTAGACGTTCTCCAGCGCATCGTTGCCGCGATCGGCGGCGAGCACGTACTGGGCCAGGTCGTTGGTGCCGATGGCCAGGAAGTCGGCATGCTCGAGCAGGGCTCGCACGTTGATCGCCGCGGCGGGCACTTCGATCATCGCACCCAGCGGGAGCTTTTCCGGCAGGTCCACGCCCTCCTGCTTCAGTTCCTGCCGGGCCAGCTTGAACAGTGTGCGCACGGCGATCATCTCGTCCGGCTGGGTCACCATCGGAACCAGCACGCGCATCGGGCCATAGCAGGCGGCGCGCAGGATCGCGCGGATCTGCGTGGTGAACACGGCCGGGTGGCGCAGCGACAGCCGCACGCCGCGCACGCCGAGCGCGGGATTGTCCTCGCCGCGCAGCGCGATGCCGGCAGCATCGGCCTTGTCCGCGCCGAGGTCCAGCGTGCGGATGGTCACCGGCAGGCCGCCCATGCCGATGACCAGGTCGCGATAGGCGATGAACTGCTCGTCCTCACTGGGCAACCCCTTGTGGCGCAGGAACAGGAATTCGGTGCGGTACAGGCCGACGCCGTCGGCGCCGCGGGCCCGGGCCATGGCCACGTCGGCAGCGGACTCCGCGTTGGCCAGCAGCCGGACGTCGATGCCGTCGCGGGTGCGTGACGGCGCGTTGGCCAGCTTGGCGAGGCGCCGACCTTCCTGTGCCGCCTCGCGCTGCCAGGCGCGGTAGCGGGCCAGGTCCTGCGCGGTGGGATGGACGATCGCCTCGCCCTGTTCGGCGTCGAGCAGGATCAGGTCGTCGTCGTGGATGCTCGACAACGCGTCGCGCGTACCCACCAGCATCGGCAGGTCGAGGCTGCGGGCGAGAATCGCGCTGTGCGAATACGGGCTGCCGGAACTCGCCACCACGCCGAGCAGGCCATGGCCGGCCAGGTGCGCCATGTCGCCCGGTGCGATGGTGTCGGCGATCAGGATCTCGCCGACGCGGGCGGCCAGCTTGCGCTCCTCGGCGGTGGTCTGGCGTTGCAGCGCGGAGATCACCCGGTTGATGACCTGGTCGACGTCCTCGCGCCGGCTGCGCAGATAGGGGTCGTCCATCGCCTCGAACACGGCCGCGATGCGGTCACGCTGCTTTTTCAGCGCGGCACCGGCACGGTAGTGGCCGATGCGGATCATGTCGTCCAGCCCGCGCAGCAGTTCGGGGTCGTCCAGCAGCAGGGTGTGCGCGTCGATGAACTCGTTCACCTCGCGCGCCAGTGCTCCATGCAGCTTGGTGCGCAGGTCGCGCAACTCCTGGCGGGCGGTCTCCAGTGCCAGGTGCAGGCGGTCGAGTTCCGCCCCGACCTCGTCCTCCCCCAGGGGGCGGTTGTCCACCGCATAGCGGCTCGGTTGCACCAGTCGCGCACGCCCCAGGCACATGCCCCGGGCGGCGATGGTTCCCGGCAGACTCTGCCTCATGCCTGGCTCCCTCCCTGGGTGGGTCGGTCCATGACCGGTTCGAACCGTGACACGCGCGTGTCAGCCCGGCCAACGACGTGTTGACGGGCTTGCACACTGCGTGTGGTACGGGGTCGGGGCATATCAGCCGCCTTCGTCGAATTTGCGGTCGAACAGGTCGATCACGGCATCGAGGGCCTGCTGCTCGTCCGGCCCCTCGGTGCGCACGGTGAGCGTCGTGCCGATACCGGCGGCGAGCATCATCACGCCCATGATGCTCTGCGCGTTGATCTCGCGTCCCTTGCTGATCAGCCAGACGGTCGACTTGAAGCCCTGCACCAGCTGCACCAGCTTTGCCGAGGCGCGGGCGTGCAGGCCCAGCCGGTTGGATACCACGATTTCTTTCTCAAGCATGGTCGATGAAGATCCCTCCGCGGCCACCGCTGGCGGCGATTTCCACCAGTTCGTCCAGCGGCCTGTCCGCATAGTTGAGCACGCGCAGCAGCATCGGCAGGTTCAGTCCCGACACGCAGCGAAGATGGACCCCGAGCGAGGCCAGCGAAAGCCCGATGTTGCAGGGCGTGGCACCGTACAGGTCGGCAAGCACCAGCACGCCGTCGCCCTCGTCGAGTGCGCGGGCGTGACGGGCGGTGAGCGAGCGCATGACCTCGGTGTCGGCATCCGCGGGGATCTCCACGGCGTCCACCTTGAGCGGCAACCTGGGCATGACGTGCCGGGCCGCGGAGATCAGCGCATGGCCGACCGCCTCGTGCGTCATCAGCAGGACGCCCACGCTCATCGCCGTCACTCCAGTTCGCGATGGAAGGTGAGCACGCCCTGGTGGCGGGCCCGGAAATGCTCGGCCAGCCGTTCGACCAGGTAGACCGAACGGTGGCGGCCGCCGGTGCAGCCGATCGAGATGGTCACGTAGCTGCGGTCGTCCGCTTCGAAGCGCGGCAGCCAGGCCTCCAGCCAACGTACGGTGTCGTCCACGTACTCGGCGACCAGCGGGTCGGCTTCGAGGAACTCGCGCACCGGCGCGTCCTTGCCGGACAGCGGTCGCAGCTTTGGCTGCCAGTGCGGGTTCGGCAGGCAGCGGGCGTCGAATACGAAGTCGGCGTCCAGCGGCAGTCCGCGCTTGAAGGCGAACGACTGGAACATCACCGTCAGCCCTTCGGTGGCCCGCGCGTAGTCGGTGGCGACCAGTCGTCGCAGCTGGTGCACGTTGAGCTGGCTGGAGTCGATCACCTTCTCGGCAATGCCCATCAGCGGACGCAGCAGCCTCCGCTCGGCGGCGATGGCGTCGGCCAGCGACACGTTGCGCATGGCCAGCGGGTGCCTCCGGCGGGTCTCCGAATAGCGCTTGATCAGCACCTCGTCGCGGCAATCGAGGAACAGCAGGTGCACCTGCACACCGGCCTCCGCCAGCTCGGAGAGCACGCTCGGCATGATCTCGATGTCGTGTTCGCGGTTGCGCGCGTCCACACCCACCGCGATGCGCATCATGCGGCGTCCGCCACGGTCCTCCAGCACGGCGTTGACCAGTCGCGGCAGCAGGCTCGCCGGCAGATTGTCCACGCAGTAGAACTCGAGGTCCTCCAGCGCGCGCAGCGCCACGGTCTTGCCGCCGCCGGACATGCCGGTGAGCACGACCAGATGCACGGCGTTCGGTCCGGCCTCGGCGATGGCGGTGGTTTCGTTCGTATCCACGGGTCACCAGGGGGGCAGGCGGCGCATCTGGTGCGCCTGGCGGTCGATGAAGGTCTGCGCGGGGTCCAGTCCCTTGGTCTTCAGCGCGTGGTTGCGCACGGCCGCCTCCACCAGCACGCCCAGGTTGCGGCCGGGCGCCACCGGGATGGTGATCATCGGCACCTGTACCTCGAAGATCTCGCGGTGGCCGATGTCGCCGGTGAGGCGGGTGAGCGCGTCGGTGTCCTCGCCTTCGCGCAGCGGCTTGAGGTGGATCACCAGCCGAAGGTACTTCGAGGCCTTGACCGCTGTGTGTCCGAACATCTCGCGGATGTTCAGCACGCCCAGGCCGCGCACTTCCAGCAGGTCCTGCAGCAGCTCCGGGCAGGTGCCGTCGATCACGTCCGGCGCGATCAGGGTGAACTCGGTGGCGTCGTCGGCAACCAGCCGGTGGCCGCGGCTGATCAGCTCGAGTGCCAGCTCGCTCTTGCCGGAACCGGATTCACCCGTGATCAGCACGCCGATCGAGAACACCTCCAGGAACACCCCGTGCAGGGTGATCCGCGGCGCCAGCATGCGCGCCATGTGGTACTGCATCCAGGTCAGCAGCTCGTGGCCGCGCTTGGAGCTGATCCACAACGGTGTGTTGGTCTCCTCGGCGACCTCGCGCAGGTCGGAGGGGATCGTCTGGTCCTTGGTGACGATCAGCGCGACCGGCTGGTAGGCCGCGATCTTGTTGATCGCCTCCCAGCGCTGGCGGGAGTCCAGTTCGTCGAGGTACTTCAGCTCCTCGGTGCCGATGATCTGGATCTTGTTCGGGTAGATCACGTTGAGATAGCCGACCAGCGATGGGCGGCGCGTCTGCGTGACGCCCCGCTCGAGCACGCGGCCTTCGCCGCGCATGCCGGACACCCAGCGCAGTCCCATGCGCTCGTGCACGCCATCGTAGAGTTGTCGGGCGGTGAGCCGGTCCACGTCGTCGGATCCTCTGCCCCGGCAGGAAGGCCTCAGGTGGCCGGCCAGGTGCGCGGCCTATTGTGCCAGCTTGGCCGCCAGCGCAGGCGGACCGGATGCCACGCAGCAAAAAGGCCCGCCCTGGCAGGGCGGGCCTGGTCGGGACTGCGGTGCCGCGGGTCAGCCGACCATGCGGTCGTCGCGGCGGGCCTCGGCCTTGTGTTTGTCGCAGACCTTGTCGCGGTGCTTGCGCAGCTGGGTCACCAGCTTGTCGAACATCTTGTCGATGGAGACGTACATGTCCTGCTCAAAGGCCTCGGCGTGGAGCAGGGCGCCGGAAGAGGTGTGCAGCGTGCCTTCGGCCTTCTGCTGCAGCTTGTCCAGCGAGAGCACCACGGAAATGCTCGTCAATCGGTCGTCGAGGCGATTGAGGCGGTCCAGCTGGCCGGTGACATGCGCGCGCATGGCCTCGGTGATTTCGACGTGCTGACCGCTGAGTTGGAATTGCATGTTGCGCCTCCTTTGGTACGGCCGCTTGCGCGGCGTGGATCGATGCGGCGCCCGGTCATCCGGGGTGCATCCACAGTCATCTCGTTATCGTCCAGTGGTTCAGACGCCTTGAGGTCCTCGAGGTTCCGCGCAGCGCGCGGCGAGGATTCAGCCGGCGCGCTGACGTTCGCTGGAGCTGGGTATGCGCATGGCCTCCCGGTATTTGGCAACCGTGCGGCGCGCCACCTGGATGCCCTTGCGGTGCAGTTCCTCGGCGAGCGCCTGGTCGGAAAGGGGTTTGCGGGGATCCTCCGATTCGACCAGCTTGCGCAGCATCGCCTGGATGGCGGTGGACGATGCGCTGCCGCCGTCCTCGGTGGAGACTCCACTGGAGAAGAAGTGCTTGAGCTCGAAGGTACCGCGTGGCGTGTGGATGTACTTGCGCGTGGTCACGCGCGAGATGGTCGATTCGTGCATGCCCACCTCCTCGGCCACTTCGCGCAGCACCAGCGGGTGCATGGCCTCCGGGCCGTAGTCGAGGAAGGCGCTCTGCCTGCGCACGATCGCCTCGGTGACCTTGAGCAGCGTCTCGGCCCGCGACTCGAGGCTCTTGATCAGCCACCGCGCTTCCTGCAGCTGGCCGCGCATCCAGCTCGCATCCTCGCCGCGCGCCTTGGCGATCAGGCTGCAGTAATGCTGGTTCAGGCCCAGCCGCGGCTGGCATTCCGGATTGAGGCTCACCCTCCAGCGGGCGCCTTCCTTGAAGGTGTAGACGTCGGGAGCGACGTACTCGACCGGCGTGGTGTCCAGTGCCGCGCCCGGGCGAGGATCCAGGCTGCGGATCAGTGCGGCGGCGGCGGCGACTTCGTCCTCGCCGGCGCGCAGCTTGCGGGCGAGTCGACCGATGTCGTTGCGGGCAAGCAGCTCGAGCTCCGAGTCGACGATGCGCAGCGCGAGTTCGCGCTGCGCGGTGCCATCGTCGAACTGCTCCAGCTGCACCCTGAGACAGTCGCGCAGGTCGCGGCTGGCCACGCCGACCGGGTCGAAATCCTGCACCCGGCGCCGCACGGCCTCGACTTCCTCGGCGGTAGCCTGCAGATCGGCGGGAAGGGCGGCCAGAAGGGCTTCGGGTGTTTCCGCGACGTATCCGTCCGGATTCAGCGCGTCGATGATGACCGTGGCGATGGCGCGCTCGCGCGGGGTGAACCCGGACAGGTTGAGCTGCCAGAGCAGGTGTTCCTGCATCGTTTCGGCGGCGGCGTTCTGTGGTTCGAAATCCTCGTCCCGGTTGCCGCTGCCACTGGCCGAACCGACGGAGGAGAAGTCCATCGGCGACTCCCCGGCGCCATCGCCATCGGCCCAGTCGGGCGGTTCGCCGGAGTCGTGTTCCTCGCTGGAGGCGCTGCTTGCGCTGGTGGAGCCCAGCCCGGTGTCGGTGCGGAAAACGTCCTCGTCGGCCGACTCGATGGATTCCTCCGTCGACTCTTCCTCGAATTCCAGCAGCGGGTTGCCCTCGGCGATCTGACGCAGCTCGGCTTCCAGCTCCAGCTGCGAGAGCTGCAGCAACCGGATCGCCTGCTGCAGTTGCGGCGTCAGGGTCAGCTGCTGATGGAGTCGGAACTGGAGTCCGGGTTTCATACCGACCGGGGGCCTTGGAACTGGCTTTCATCCTAACCCCACCCCGGGGAGTCGAACAGCCTTGAGGTGCCGCCGGGGCGCCCCGATCTGTCCCAGGTCAATTCCCTGCGACCCGGCCGGCGGTCAAAGCCGGAATTCGCGACCCAGGTAGACGTCCCGCACCTTTTCGTCGGCGAGGATATGCGCCGGCGTGCCGCGAGACATGACCTCACCCTCGTTCAGGATGTAGGCCCGGTCGCAGATGCCGAGCGTCTCGCGCACGTTGTGGTCGGTGATCAGCACGCCGATACCGCGCTCCTTCAGGTGGCGCACGATGCGCTGGATCTCGCCCACCGAGATCGGATCGACGCCGGCGAAGGGTTCGTCCAGCAGCATGTAGCGGGGCTCCGCGGCCAATGCCCGGGCGATTTCCACCCGGCGCCGCTCGCCGCCGGACAGGCTGATGCCCTTCTGGTCGGCGATGTGGCTGATCTTGAGCTCTTCCAGCAGGCCTTCCTGTTGGGCAGCGCGTTCGCGCGCGGTCAGTCCCTCGCGCAGCTCCAGCACCGCCATGATGTTGTCGGCCACGCTCAGGCGCCGGAACACGGAGGGTTCCTGCGGCAGGTAGCCGATGCCCAGCCGGGCACGCGAGTGCATCGGCAGGCCGGTGATGTCCTTGCCGTCGAGCTTGATCGAGCCACCGTCGGCCTCGATCAGGCCGACCACCATGTAGAAGCAGGTGGTCTTGCCGGCACCGTTGGGGCCGAGCAGGCCCACCACCTCGCCCTGGCGGATGGAGAACCCGAAATCGCGCACCACCTGGCGCGCGCGGAATCGCTTCTGTAGGCCTTCTGCGGACAGCATCGGTCAGGGCTGCTTGCTGCTGGCGGCCGCCGCCGGCATGGGGGCGGAGGTGCCCGGAGCGGGCGCGGCGGGTGCCGTGGCAGCGGGCGCGGCAGCCGGTTTGGGCGGGTGCGGCTTCGGCAGGAAGGTGCCGTGCACCAGGCCCTGGCCGTTCGACTCGCCGGTGATCTGGCTGGTCTGCGTGTCGTAGGTCAGCTTGTCGCCGGAGAACTGCCCCCGCCCCTGCTGCTTGACCACCGCATCGGTGGTCAGCACGGCGATGCCGTGCACGTTGTCGTAGTCCAGTGTCGCCGCTTCGCCGGTCATCAGGTTGCCGCTGTCGTCCAGTTGCTGGATGTGTGCCGGATGGCCGGTCACCACGACCCGGGAGATCTGCGAGTCACCGTCGAGGTAGATCTTGGCTAGGTCGCCGCTCAGGTGCATGGTGCCCTGCGTGATCTGGACCTTCCCCTTGAGCGTGCTGACGGAGTTGGGCTTCTGGAAGGCCTCGGTGTAGACGGCCGTGTAGTTCATCGGCTGGTCGCGATCGCTCTGCTTGGCCAGGCCGATTCCCGGCAGCATGAGCGATACCGCTAGCACGACCGGCAGGCGCCACCGGCTAGCGGCGCTTGCGTGGCGGGAATGACCCTTGGCTGTCATTGAGCAACTCCAGATGCTTGTCGTTGAGGTCGGCGCGCATGCCTACCCCGCTCATTGTAAGGTCGCCCTGCGCCATGTGCGCCGGGGCGGCGGTTTCCATCCGGTTCTGCTTGGGCCAGATGGTGGCGTCCTCGGTGTCCAGCCGGGCGGCCGGGGTGTCGTCGAAGGCCTCGCGATGCATGTGCACCGGCCCCTGCAGCTTGAGCAGGTCGCCCCCCTTGTCCACCCATCCGTACAGCGATTCGCCGCGCCAGTCGGGTACCCCGGTCTCGTTGGAGGGCAGGTCGAATACCGGCGAATTGATATACAGCGACTCGTCACCCTCACGCCGTTCCAGTCGGGGCGCCTTCACGTTGAAGGCGGGGCGGCCGTCACGGGCATAGCTGGACAGCTGGAATTCGGTGAGCGTGTAGCCGGACCGCGGCGGTCCCACGAACTGGTCCGGGGCCGGCTCGGGTGCCATCCACCAGCGCAGCAGGCCGGTCGCGCCGGCGAACAGGCCGACGACGACGATGGCCGTCGCCAGGCGACGGTCGCGGAACCAGCGCCCCGGGCTCATCGCCAGCGTTCCCGCTCGGCATCCGCCTTGCCCTGGGCGAGCAGCAGCAGGTCGCTGACCTCGCGCGCGGCACCCTCGCCTCCGCGGCGGCTGGTCTGCCAGTGTGCGCGCTCGACGACCCACGGGTGCGCGTTGGCGGTTGCCACGGCAAGGCCCGCCAGGCCCATGGGCGGCAGGTCGGGCAGATCGTCGCCGACGAAGGCGGCCTGTTCCGGCTGCAGGTGCAGCGCGTCCAGCAGGTCGCCCAGGCAGGTCCGCTTGTCGCCCTGTCCCTGGTAGACATGGGCAATCCCCAGCTCCTCGGCACGAAGGGTGACTGCGTGGCTGATGCGGGCGGTCACGATCGCCACCTCGATGCCGTTGGCCTGCAGACGCTTCAGGCCGAGGCCGTCATGCACATGGAAGATCTTGGTTTCCCGGCCGTCCTCGCCGTAGTGCAGTCGGCCGTCGGTGAGTGTGCCGTCCACGT is part of the Dyella thiooxydans genome and harbors:
- a CDS encoding LysR family transcriptional regulator, whose amino-acid sequence is MINISPRQLQVFVQVATLGSVRAAAEHLHLTQPAASMALRDMEHQLAAPVFDRERGRLHLNPRGRELLPLAQELLERYAEFGRHGAGDAMLGGELRVGTSNTVGNYRVGELLGRFVEAHPQVTIRLRVANTEAIAAAMLDHALDVGCVEGPVTHPQLEVRPWRTDSLVVCARPDHPLARRRRLAAEHFAGARWVLREPGSATRALSERALGQLPGGLTVLELDQIEAIKQAVVAGLGIACLPEVAVTDAVAAGRLKVLHTPFLDLTRQLSILLHRQKYRGAAMEAFLRTL
- the ptsP gene encoding phosphoenolpyruvate--protein phosphotransferase, which codes for MRQSLPGTIAARGMCLGRARLVQPSRYAVDNRPLGEDEVGAELDRLHLALETARQELRDLRTKLHGALAREVNEFIDAHTLLLDDPELLRGLDDMIRIGHYRAGAALKKQRDRIAAVFEAMDDPYLRSRREDVDQVINRVISALQRQTTAEERKLAARVGEILIADTIAPGDMAHLAGHGLLGVVASSGSPYSHSAILARSLDLPMLVGTRDALSSIHDDDLILLDAEQGEAIVHPTAQDLARYRAWQREAAQEGRRLAKLANAPSRTRDGIDVRLLANAESAADVAMARARGADGVGLYRTEFLFLRHKGLPSEDEQFIAYRDLVIGMGGLPVTIRTLDLGADKADAAGIALRGEDNPALGVRGVRLSLRHPAVFTTQIRAILRAACYGPMRVLVPMVTQPDEMIAVRTLFKLARQELKQEGVDLPEKLPLGAMIEVPAAAINVRALLEHADFLAIGTNDLAQYVLAADRGNDALENVYNPLNPALLRLICHVISAGRRVRKPVSLCGEIGGDVNFTALLLALGLCEFSMHPSQLLLVRDRLGELDHDTLRRMAPKLIRAHTHEQVEALLASIDATLPTVPA
- a CDS encoding HPr family phosphocarrier protein, producing MLEKEIVVSNRLGLHARASAKLVQLVQGFKSTVWLISKGREINAQSIMGVMMLAAGIGTTLTVRTEGPDEQQALDAVIDLFDRKFDEGG
- a CDS encoding PTS sugar transporter subunit IIA, producing the protein MSVGVLLMTHEAVGHALISAARHVMPRLPLKVDAVEIPADADTEVMRSLTARHARALDEGDGVLVLADLYGATPCNIGLSLASLGVHLRCVSGLNLPMLLRVLNYADRPLDELVEIAASGGRGGIFIDHA
- the rapZ gene encoding RNase adapter RapZ — encoded protein: MSGGGKTVALRALEDLEFYCVDNLPASLLPRLVNAVLEDRGGRRMMRIAVGVDARNREHDIEIMPSVLSELAEAGVQVHLLFLDCRDEVLIKRYSETRRRHPLAMRNVSLADAIAAERRLLRPLMGIAEKVIDSSQLNVHQLRRLVATDYARATEGLTVMFQSFAFKRGLPLDADFVFDARCLPNPHWQPKLRPLSGKDAPVREFLEADPLVAEYVDDTVRWLEAWLPRFEADDRSYVTISIGCTGGRHRSVYLVERLAEHFRARHQGVLTFHRELE
- the hprK gene encoding HPr(Ser) kinase/phosphatase, whose product is MGLRWVSGMRGEGRVLERGVTQTRRPSLVGYLNVIYPNKIQIIGTEELKYLDELDSRQRWEAINKIAAYQPVALIVTKDQTIPSDLREVAEETNTPLWISSKRGHELLTWMQYHMARMLAPRITLHGVFLEVFSIGVLITGESGSGKSELALELISRGHRLVADDATEFTLIAPDVIDGTCPELLQDLLEVRGLGVLNIREMFGHTAVKASKYLRLVIHLKPLREGEDTDALTRLTGDIGHREIFEVQVPMITIPVAPGRNLGVLVEAAVRNHALKTKGLDPAQTFIDRQAHQMRRLPPW
- the hpf gene encoding ribosome hibernation-promoting factor, HPF/YfiA family, which produces MQFQLSGQHVEITEAMRAHVTGQLDRLNRLDDRLTSISVVLSLDKLQQKAEGTLHTSSGALLHAEAFEQDMYVSIDKMFDKLVTQLRKHRDKVCDKHKAEARRDDRMVG
- a CDS encoding RNA polymerase factor sigma-54, coding for MKPGLQFRLHQQLTLTPQLQQAIRLLQLSQLELEAELRQIAEGNPLLEFEEESTEESIESADEDVFRTDTGLGSTSASSASSEEHDSGEPPDWADGDGAGESPMDFSSVGSASGSGNRDEDFEPQNAAAETMQEHLLWQLNLSGFTPRERAIATVIIDALNPDGYVAETPEALLAALPADLQATAEEVEAVRRRVQDFDPVGVASRDLRDCLRVQLEQFDDGTAQRELALRIVDSELELLARNDIGRLARKLRAGEDEVAAAAALIRSLDPRPGAALDTTPVEYVAPDVYTFKEGARWRVSLNPECQPRLGLNQHYCSLIAKARGEDASWMRGQLQEARWLIKSLESRAETLLKVTEAIVRRQSAFLDYGPEAMHPLVLREVAEEVGMHESTISRVTTRKYIHTPRGTFELKHFFSSGVSTEDGGSASSTAIQAMLRKLVESEDPRKPLSDQALAEELHRKGIQVARRTVAKYREAMRIPSSSERQRAG
- the lptB gene encoding LPS export ABC transporter ATP-binding protein, giving the protein MLSAEGLQKRFRARQVVRDFGFSIRQGEVVGLLGPNGAGKTTCFYMVVGLIEADGGSIKLDGKDITGLPMHSRARLGIGYLPQEPSVFRRLSVADNIMAVLELREGLTARERAAQQEGLLEELKISHIADQKGISLSGGERRRVEIARALAAEPRYMLLDEPFAGVDPISVGEIQRIVRHLKERGIGVLITDHNVRETLGICDRAYILNEGEVMSRGTPAHILADEKVRDVYLGREFRL
- the lptA gene encoding lipopolysaccharide transport periplasmic protein LptA, which encodes MLPGIGLAKQSDRDQPMNYTAVYTEAFQKPNSVSTLKGKVQITQGTMHLSGDLAKIYLDGDSQISRVVVTGHPAHIQQLDDSGNLMTGEAATLDYDNVHGIAVLTTDAVVKQQGRGQFSGDKLTYDTQTSQITGESNGQGLVHGTFLPKPHPPKPAAAPAATAPAAPAPGTSAPMPAAAASSKQP
- the lptC gene encoding LPS export ABC transporter periplasmic protein LptC, with protein sequence MSPGRWFRDRRLATAIVVVGLFAGATGLLRWWMAPEPAPDQFVGPPRSGYTLTEFQLSSYARDGRPAFNVKAPRLERREGDESLYINSPVFDLPSNETGVPDWRGESLYGWVDKGGDLLKLQGPVHMHREAFDDTPAARLDTEDATIWPKQNRMETAAPAHMAQGDLTMSGVGMRADLNDKHLELLNDSQGSFPPRKRR
- a CDS encoding KdsC family phosphatase; this encodes MTGYLADLSSDLLARAARIRLAAFDVDGTLTDGRLHYGEDGRETKIFHVHDGLGLKRLQANGIEVAIVTARISHAVTLRAEELGIAHVYQGQGDKRTCLGDLLDALHLQPEQAAFVGDDLPDLPPMGLAGLAVATANAHPWVVERAHWQTSRRGGEGAAREVSDLLLLAQGKADAERERWR